The sequence TCTGGCCCAGAGGTAGGAAGGGCGCCGTCTTCCGCCGGCCCGGCACCGACGTCAGGGCTTGACGGCGAGGACGGGCCGGTCGGCGTCGAGCAGGATCCGCTGCGCCGCGCTGCCCATGATCAGCTTGCCGACCGGTGAGCGGCGGCGGAGACCGATCACGATCACCGAGGCGTCGACCACGTCGGCGACGCGCACGACCTCGTCGGCGAGGTCTCCGGCGTGCGCGTCCTGCCGGATCTCGGCGTCGACACCGGCCGCGGCCGCCTGCTCGACCAGAGCAGCCACCGCGGCTTCGCTCGCGACGTCCACGCTGACCGGGGCACCCTCGCGCGGGGTGTTGAGGACCACCAGCGGTTCCTGGCGACGTCCGGCCTCCTCGACGGCCGCCGTGAACGCCGCGTTTCCTTCGGGCGTGGGGACGTAGGCGACGAGAACGGTCACACGGACTCCTTGGTGTCGTGGGGCGC comes from Micromonospora purpureochromogenes and encodes:
- a CDS encoding universal stress protein → MTVLVAYVPTPEGNAAFTAAVEEAGRRQEPLVVLNTPREGAPVSVDVASEAAVAALVEQAAAAGVDAEIRQDAHAGDLADEVVRVADVVDASVIVIGLRRRSPVGKLIMGSAAQRILLDADRPVLAVKP